The sequence ATCCCCCTGGCCGCCGTGGTGCAAGGAGATGTGAAAGTCAGGACCACTTAGACCACAGACTTCCGGATCGCTGCGCACGACCACATCAAGGCTGGCACCAAGACGGGCGACGCGACGACGCAATTCCGACCAGCTCAATGCGCTCATCGCAGTACTGCAAGTGTGGGGTGATTCAAAAGGACGTCAACCGCCCTTGGCCGGGGGAGCCAGCTCGGGGACAGTCTCAGACGCCGGCTTCGGCGTCGGCAGCATCGCGATCAAGGCAGCACTGACCGCAACTGCCACGACCCCGGTCAGCGGAGCGGCGATCCGTCGCAGCAACGGTTGGCGATGGCGCAGTTCCTTGCGCGCCAGGGGCAGAAGCGGTGGCGCCTCAAAGGGAAGGGCCAGCCGGGAATCCAAACGGAGCTGATCGAGGCAGCGCACCAAGTCCGAGAGTTCGGCGTCATCAAGACGCAGGGTCAAGGGCGGCGTATTCGGCTGGCTGCTGCGCAACTCCAACTGATGGCAGCCATCTCCTGGGGCAATGGCCACCGGTGCATCGGCGGCTCCGAAAGCCTTGGGAACGCCGCTGAGAAGATGCCGGGCATAGGGGATCACGGCGAAGAGCAAAGCCTGCAGGTGTTCCCGCTGGCCCTCCAGTTCGGTGTGGCCCGCCAGGCCCATCGTGAAGCCGGTCAGGATGCCGATGGTGCTCGAGGACTGTCCGGCGGAGAGATCCGGCAGGCCCTCGACGATGAGACGGCAGCTGGTTTGTTCGTAGCGAGTCGTGAGTTTCATCTCGGTGATCAAACAGCTGCATCAAGAAGGCTGGCGCGCAGGCGCTCAAAGCCGCCCTCACCAGCGCAGAGCGCCATGGACTGCACCAGTTCACGGCTCAGAGCAGGTCCCTCCAAAGGATCGAGCAAACGCTGGACTCCGCCCC is a genomic window of Synechococcus sp. A10-1-5-1 containing:
- a CDS encoding DUF3038 domain-containing protein → MLRTLLSSAEPPDLNEQRWDLFRSRLRELVLERLNPRRGGVQRLLDPLEGPALSRELVQSMALCAGEGGFERLRASLLDAAV
- a CDS encoding DUF4335 domain-containing protein; its protein translation is MKLTTRYEQTSCRLIVEGLPDLSAGQSSSTIGILTGFTMGLAGHTELEGQREHLQALLFAVIPYARHLLSGVPKAFGAADAPVAIAPGDGCHQLELRSSQPNTPPLTLRLDDAELSDLVRCLDQLRLDSRLALPFEAPPLLPLARKELRHRQPLLRRIAAPLTGVVAVAVSAALIAMLPTPKPASETVPELAPPAKGG